In Methylomonas sp. MK1, the following are encoded in one genomic region:
- a CDS encoding cupin domain-containing protein, with the protein MNTYLFDDRRIDWQTLEGFEHLRYFILNIDADANIADVLFKFAADQQIVLHRHKAPNHIFVIQGEHRIYHADGTLKEIRPVGSYTLSPASDVPHREGGGDIDVILLFSIRGTGVLYDILDDDANVIGSLAMSDFVALHQAQSGQTG; encoded by the coding sequence ATTGGCAAACCCTGGAGGGATTTGAGCATTTACGCTATTTCATTCTGAACATCGACGCCGACGCCAACATTGCCGACGTCTTGTTCAAGTTTGCCGCCGACCAACAAATCGTGCTGCACCGGCACAAAGCGCCAAACCACATTTTTGTCATCCAAGGCGAACATAGAATCTACCACGCCGACGGCACATTGAAGGAAATCAGGCCGGTCGGCAGCTACACCCTCAGCCCGGCCAGCGACGTGCCGCACCGGGAAGGCGGCGGCGACATTGACGTCATCCTGTTGTTCAGCATCCGCGGCACCGGGGTGCTTTACGACATACTGGACGACGATGCCAACGTTATCGGTAGCCTGGCGATGTCCGACTTCGTGGCATTACACCAAGCACAGTCCGGGCAAACGGGATAA
- a CDS encoding methyltransferase domain-containing protein: protein MTTSIEISESVRHYYGQVLQSSNDLKTSACCSIDAMPSYLKALLVNLHPEILERFYGCGSPLPPALTGKTVLDLGCGTGRDCYLLSKLVGATGRVIGVDMTPEQLEVAVRHRNWHAERFGFANVEFLHGHIENLHTVGIADDSIDVVVSNCVINLSPEKPSVLAEIFRVLKPGGELYFSDVFADRRIPFELRQDPVLLGECLGGALYWEDFRRILQDLGCPDVRKVKQNPISIDDPEVFAKIGMVKFDSVTVRAFKMPLEDRCEDFGQVATYLGTIEQHPHSFDLDDHHHFETGRPLRVCGNTADMLAGSRYGEHFRVLGDKTQHFGLFDCSPGPGSESVKTDSACC, encoded by the coding sequence ATGACTACCAGTATCGAAATCAGCGAATCGGTCCGCCATTACTACGGCCAGGTCTTGCAATCCAGCAACGATCTAAAAACCAGCGCCTGTTGCAGCATCGACGCCATGCCGAGCTATTTAAAAGCCTTGCTGGTCAACCTGCATCCCGAAATCTTGGAACGGTTTTACGGCTGCGGATCACCATTACCCCCCGCGTTGACTGGTAAAACGGTGCTGGATTTGGGCTGCGGCACCGGCCGCGACTGCTATCTGCTGTCGAAACTGGTCGGCGCGACAGGACGGGTAATCGGCGTGGATATGACGCCCGAGCAATTGGAAGTTGCCGTGCGTCATCGCAACTGGCACGCCGAACGCTTTGGGTTTGCCAATGTTGAGTTTTTGCACGGTCACATCGAAAACCTGCACACCGTGGGTATCGCCGACGACAGTATCGACGTAGTAGTCTCCAACTGCGTGATCAATCTATCGCCGGAAAAGCCCAGTGTGCTGGCGGAAATATTCCGGGTATTGAAACCCGGCGGCGAACTGTATTTTTCCGATGTATTTGCCGACCGCCGCATCCCATTCGAACTGCGCCAAGACCCGGTTTTATTGGGCGAATGCCTGGGCGGCGCTTTGTATTGGGAAGACTTCCGGCGCATTTTGCAAGACTTAGGCTGCCCCGATGTCCGCAAGGTCAAACAAAATCCCATCAGCATCGACGACCCGGAAGTGTTCGCAAAAATAGGCATGGTCAAGTTCGATTCAGTGACAGTGCGCGCCTTTAAAATGCCATTGGAAGATCGTTGCGAGGACTTCGGCCAAGTCGCGACTTATTTGGGCACTATTGAGCAACACCCGCACAGTTTCGACTTGGACGATCATCATCATTTCGAAACCGGCCGGCCGTTAAGAGTCTGCGGTAACACCGCCGACATGCTGGCCGGTAGCCGCTATGGCGAACACTTCCGAGTATTGGGCGACAAGACCCAGCATTTCGGCTTATTCGATTGCTCGCCCGGACCCGGCAGCGAATCAGTCAAGACTGACAGCGCCTGTTGCTGA
- a CDS encoding type II toxin-antitoxin system RelE/ParE family toxin, which yields MVKWTDHALAQLRHIHDYIAQDSPLYAKRVTEALVSKTIGLDKLPHLGRTVPELSDEAVRELSLYSYRILYEIKTTHIEVLAVIHKRRDLQPDEILREQ from the coding sequence GTGGTAAAGTGGACCGATCACGCATTGGCTCAGCTTCGCCACATTCACGACTATATTGCGCAGGATTCACCACTATATGCTAAGCGGGTGACTGAAGCGCTGGTTAGTAAAACGATTGGACTGGATAAACTGCCCCACCTTGGCCGGACGGTGCCGGAACTGAGCGACGAGGCTGTGCGTGAACTTTCGCTCTATTCTTACCGCATTCTTTACGAGATCAAAACGACGCATATCGAAGTGCTCGCGGTCATTCATAAACGCCGCGACTTACAGCCTGACGAGATTCTGCGTGAGCAGTGA
- a CDS encoding RHS repeat protein: MSCNNYTPSGKLLKAWGPAQTAADTTCPAAAAPMTVADYVYDNLDRLNTLTENLPVADGGNRVTQTVYNADDSVQILKKAVGTGIAQNYATYTYSNNGLPLTVKDAKNQLTTYQYDGHDRKLKTLYPDKVTAGASSATDFEQVAYDTNSNVTSLRKRNGQSITLAYDNLNRLLSRTYPTAADNISFSYDLLGRKTAANKTGYAIGYVYDNAGRLTSTTAGGKTLAYQYDPAGNRTRTTWPEATAFYITASYDALNRPTALLENGTVSLASYAYDDLSRRTTVTLGNGTSTGYGYGYDTQSALASLTQNLAGTAQDNTWSYTRNQVQDIKAASWTNNSYQWTGYTNGTRSYTANGLNQYATAAGSTLSYDANGNLGGDGVWTYAYLCPLGYNLDNQLTSANKTGSANSLAYDGAGRLSQTTLAGVVTNLSYDDSNLVKISGVWA; the protein is encoded by the coding sequence GTGTCCTGTAACAACTACACCCCGAGCGGCAAATTGCTGAAAGCCTGGGGTCCCGCGCAAACCGCCGCCGACACCACTTGTCCGGCCGCGGCCGCACCGATGACCGTCGCCGACTACGTCTACGACAACCTGGATAGGCTCAACACCCTGACCGAAAACCTGCCGGTGGCCGACGGCGGCAACCGCGTCACCCAGACGGTCTACAACGCCGACGACAGTGTGCAGATCCTCAAAAAAGCCGTGGGCACCGGTATCGCGCAAAACTATGCGACCTACACCTACAGCAACAATGGCCTACCACTCACCGTCAAGGATGCCAAAAACCAGCTGACCACCTACCAATACGACGGTCACGACCGGAAACTGAAAACCCTGTATCCGGACAAAGTCACCGCCGGCGCTTCCTCGGCGACCGACTTCGAACAGGTGGCCTACGACACCAACAGCAACGTCACCAGCTTGCGCAAACGTAACGGTCAAAGCATTACCTTGGCCTACGACAACCTCAACCGCCTGCTGAGCCGGACCTATCCGACCGCCGCCGACAACATCAGCTTCAGTTACGACCTGTTGGGCCGTAAAACCGCCGCCAACAAAACCGGCTACGCCATCGGCTATGTCTACGACAACGCCGGTCGCCTGACCAGCACCACCGCCGGCGGCAAAACCCTCGCCTATCAGTACGATCCGGCCGGCAACCGCACCCGCACCACCTGGCCGGAAGCCACCGCGTTCTACATCACCGCCAGCTACGACGCCCTGAACCGGCCGACTGCTCTGCTGGAGAACGGCACGGTCAGCCTGGCCAGCTACGCCTACGACGACCTGTCGCGGCGCACCACCGTCACCTTGGGTAACGGCACCAGCACCGGCTACGGTTACGGTTACGACACCCAGTCGGCGCTAGCCAGCCTCACCCAAAACCTGGCCGGCACCGCCCAGGACAACACCTGGAGCTACACCCGCAACCAGGTGCAAGACATCAAAGCGGCCAGCTGGACCAACAACAGCTACCAATGGACCGGCTACACCAACGGTACTCGCAGCTACACCGCCAACGGCCTGAACCAATACGCCACGGCCGCCGGCAGTACCTTAAGCTACGACGCCAACGGCAACCTGGGCGGCGACGGGGTCTGGACCTATGCCTATTTATGCCCTTTAGGGTACAACCTCGACAACCAATTAACCAGCGCCAACAAAACCGGCTCGGCCAACAGCCTGGCCTACGACGGCGCCGGCCGTTTGAGCCAAACCACCCTGGCCGGCGTCGTCACCAACCTAAGCTATGACGACAGCAACCTGGTGAAAATTTCCGGGGTTTGGGCTTAG
- a CDS encoding transposase — protein sequence MMGQQSGIQEQLFFCFSLENHIPKEHLLRGINHFLDLGDFRQQLAEFYSPIGRPSIAPELMIRMLILGYCFGIRSERRLCEEVHVNLAYRWFCKLDLDDPVPDHSTFSKNRLGRFRESQAFRLVFETVLKRCMAEGLVRGEGFATDASIIKADAQRQRRVENGDDIDWGDPAQAERPVREYLAALEETNDPKESTRTLSLTDPAATWTAAPGGPAFFAYSTNYLIDLEAGIILDVEASAVNKAAEVEATRTMIDRVEETFGLKPERLVGDTNYGSAAMLGWLVDEKDIEPHVPVFDKSERSDGTFGRSDFTYDAENNQYICPAGKCLKPAWRSKQKNPYRYRASQLDCQACPLKAQCCPNMANRQIDRSPHESARDVARAITKTDAYKQSRKERKKVEMLFAHLKRILKMDKLRLRGFSNAKDEFLLAATAQNLRRMAKRLAINEPVTQLIPA from the coding sequence ATGATGGGACAACAATCCGGGATTCAGGAGCAGTTGTTTTTCTGTTTCAGTCTCGAAAACCACATTCCCAAAGAGCATCTGCTGCGAGGCATTAACCATTTTCTTGACTTGGGTGATTTTCGCCAGCAATTGGCGGAGTTTTACAGTCCTATCGGCCGACCATCGATTGCTCCCGAACTGATGATCCGGATGCTAATCCTCGGTTATTGTTTCGGCATTCGTTCCGAACGTCGTCTGTGTGAAGAAGTGCATGTCAACTTGGCTTATCGCTGGTTTTGCAAACTGGATTTAGACGATCCCGTACCGGATCATTCCACCTTTTCCAAGAATCGCCTGGGCCGTTTTCGGGAAAGCCAGGCTTTTCGGCTAGTGTTTGAAACGGTCCTGAAACGATGTATGGCAGAAGGCCTGGTGCGTGGCGAGGGTTTTGCCACCGACGCCAGCATCATCAAAGCCGATGCCCAACGGCAACGTCGAGTAGAAAATGGTGACGACATTGACTGGGGCGATCCCGCTCAAGCAGAACGTCCGGTCCGTGAATATCTCGCGGCACTAGAAGAAACGAATGATCCCAAAGAGTCCACCCGGACGCTTTCACTGACTGATCCGGCGGCTACCTGGACGGCCGCACCCGGTGGCCCCGCATTCTTTGCTTATTCAACCAATTACTTGATCGACTTGGAAGCCGGCATCATCCTTGACGTAGAAGCCTCAGCGGTCAATAAAGCCGCCGAAGTGGAGGCGACTCGGACCATGATTGACCGGGTAGAAGAGACGTTTGGTCTGAAGCCCGAACGTTTGGTGGGCGATACCAACTATGGATCAGCTGCCATGCTCGGATGGTTAGTCGATGAAAAAGACATAGAACCGCATGTACCCGTATTTGATAAGTCAGAACGCAGCGATGGCACCTTCGGCCGCTCTGACTTTACTTATGACGCGGAGAATAATCAGTATATCTGTCCAGCGGGTAAGTGTCTGAAACCCGCTTGGCGCAGCAAACAGAAAAACCCTTATCGCTATCGCGCCAGCCAATTGGATTGCCAAGCCTGTCCGCTCAAAGCGCAGTGCTGTCCTAACATGGCAAATCGGCAAATCGATCGAAGCCCCCACGAATCGGCTCGTGATGTCGCACGAGCCATTACCAAAACCGATGCTTATAAGCAGTCACGCAAGGAACGCAAGAAGGTGGAAATGCTGTTTGCCCATCTCAAGCGCATATTGAAGATGGATAAACTACGTTTACGAGGCTTCAGTAATGCCAAAGATGAGTTCCTATTGGCGGCGACAGCCCAAAATCTAAGGCGAATGGCGAAGAGGTTGGCAATCAATGAACCAGTAACCCAATTGATACCCGCATAA
- a CDS encoding type II toxin-antitoxin system PemK/MazF family toxin, which produces MLSTTSYDFGDVVLVAFPFTNLQATKKRPAVIISRQIYQQNRPDVILMAITSQIRQPLTTGEAILQDWQTAGLAKPSVLKPLLATLEQTQIVKVMGRLSITDHEALGKVLQTILGE; this is translated from the coding sequence ATGCTATCTACGACCAGCTATGACTTCGGCGACGTGGTTTTGGTAGCCTTTCCGTTCACCAATCTGCAAGCCACCAAGAAGCGCCCCGCTGTGATCATCAGCCGCCAAATCTATCAGCAAAACCGGCCCGATGTGATTTTGATGGCCATCACCAGCCAGATCAGACAACCGCTGACCACCGGCGAAGCCATTCTGCAAGACTGGCAGACAGCGGGGTTGGCCAAACCCTCGGTGCTCAAGCCGTTGCTCGCTACCTTAGAGCAAACTCAGATCGTCAAGGTGATGGGACGCTTGTCAATAACTGATCACGAAGCGCTGGGCAAGGTACTTCAGACGATTTTGGGTGAGTAA
- a CDS encoding peptide MFS transporter: MNQRNLFGHPIGLFVLFFTEMWERFSYYGMRALLVLYMTQHLIQAAQTDMLVFGFAPLQAGLQGLFGPLSTQALASQIYGLYTGLVYFTPLFGGILADRVWGPRKCVIVGCVLMAIGHFLMAAEAFFLLALLFLILGNGCFKPNISTQVGNLYPPGDLRRDGAFTIFYMGINLGAFFSPLICGTLGQRYGWHYGFGAAGVGMLLGLLVYLFGQKYLGVDQFVKPAADVIKPEPLTTKEWQALGGLTALAVLNILFWAVYEQQGNTLQLFAEHNTDWHILGWEMPSTWFQSLNPAFIFLLVPLIDRVSRYGTSQGRQSSSVGKMAFGSILLGASFLVLIFAISGVQSTEKISFLWLALCTLIYTLGELYLSPVGLSLVSKVSPPRLVGMLMGTWFLSTFFGNYFSGYIGSFYEQMPRQDFFLLLAVMGGATGLAIFAFKPLLKKAVGAD; the protein is encoded by the coding sequence GTGAATCAAAGAAACCTATTTGGTCATCCCATCGGCTTGTTCGTGCTGTTTTTCACCGAAATGTGGGAGCGCTTTTCCTATTACGGGATGCGTGCCTTGTTGGTGCTGTATATGACCCAGCATTTAATTCAAGCTGCGCAAACCGATATGTTGGTGTTCGGATTTGCGCCGTTACAGGCCGGTTTGCAGGGCTTGTTCGGGCCTTTGTCCACGCAAGCCCTGGCCTCACAGATTTACGGTTTATACACCGGCCTGGTGTATTTCACCCCGCTGTTCGGCGGCATTTTGGCCGACCGAGTGTGGGGGCCGCGCAAATGCGTGATAGTGGGCTGCGTGTTGATGGCCATCGGTCATTTTTTGATGGCAGCCGAAGCGTTTTTCTTGTTGGCGCTGCTGTTTTTGATTTTGGGTAACGGTTGTTTCAAACCCAATATTTCGACTCAAGTGGGCAATTTATATCCCCCCGGCGATCTGCGCCGTGACGGCGCGTTTACGATTTTCTATATGGGCATCAATCTGGGGGCGTTTTTCTCGCCGTTGATCTGCGGCACCTTGGGCCAGCGCTACGGCTGGCATTACGGCTTCGGTGCCGCCGGCGTTGGCATGTTGCTGGGTTTGCTGGTGTATTTGTTTGGGCAAAAATATCTGGGTGTGGATCAATTTGTTAAACCTGCGGCTGACGTGATCAAGCCTGAACCGCTGACTACTAAAGAATGGCAGGCACTAGGCGGCTTAACGGCTTTAGCAGTGCTGAATATTTTGTTCTGGGCAGTTTACGAGCAACAAGGCAACACGTTGCAACTGTTCGCCGAGCACAATACCGATTGGCATATCTTGGGTTGGGAAATGCCCTCCACCTGGTTTCAATCGCTGAATCCGGCCTTTATATTCTTGTTGGTACCCTTGATTGACCGCGTATCCCGGTACGGCACCAGTCAAGGCCGGCAAAGTTCCAGCGTCGGCAAAATGGCATTCGGCTCGATATTGTTGGGTGCATCATTCCTGGTGCTGATTTTCGCGATTAGCGGTGTGCAATCCACCGAAAAAATCAGTTTTCTGTGGCTGGCGTTATGTACCTTGATTTACACGCTGGGCGAACTTTATCTATCGCCGGTTGGCTTGTCGCTGGTCAGCAAAGTCTCGCCGCCGCGTTTGGTAGGGATGTTGATGGGCACGTGGTTTCTGTCGACGTTTTTCGGCAATTATTTCTCGGGCTACATCGGCAGTTTTTACGAGCAAATGCCAAGACAGGATTTCTTTCTGCTATTGGCAGTGATGGGCGGTGCTACCGGCTTGGCGATTTTTGCTTTCAAACCGCTGTTAAAAAAAGCGGTCGGGGCGGATTAA
- a CDS encoding NAD-dependent malic enzyme: MTTLSDYFDYRLDADGNKYVEVSIRGVTLLRLPATNKGTAFSVQERIELGLDGLLPPQVTDMEQQLERLYANYQKQADDISKYQFLRALQDRTEVLFYALLERHLDEMVPIVYTPTIGLAVQQFSSNFTTTRGLTFSAANIDRAETILQNYPLHDIRMIVVTDSSSILGIGDQGMGGLAICIGKLGLYTVGGGMCPFQTLPVNLDVGTNRAELLDDPFYLGAHSTRLHDQPYFELVDKFVTAVQKVWPKAIIQWEDFAKNVAFDLLAKYKDVMPCFNDDIQGTGAMALAGLLSACRKKGETLAEQTVVVVGAGAGGFGVASTIKKGMLREGLTMEQILQRIFVVDAHGLVVKEATTEAYKLPLSHTQESYHDWDIPDDRVPNLLEVVTHAKPTVLLGLTGVPGLFTETVIKTMAANHAQPIIFPLSNPTANCEATPEDILEWTQGSAMVATGSPFADVEYQGRRYPIGQGNNAFIFPGLGLAAVLGECSRISDAMVLESAYALADYIAENCLTAGLIFPPVSDLKQVSLFVANRVLAKALEDGSATRQDLVGIDLEAYVKANLWKAEYLPCKYAGAAVTN, encoded by the coding sequence ATGACAACGCTAAGCGATTATTTCGACTACCGGCTAGATGCCGACGGTAACAAATATGTAGAAGTTTCGATCCGGGGCGTGACTTTACTCAGGTTGCCGGCAACCAATAAAGGCACAGCGTTTAGTGTGCAGGAACGCATCGAACTGGGCTTGGATGGCTTGCTGCCGCCGCAAGTGACGGATATGGAGCAGCAGCTCGAACGGCTATACGCCAATTATCAAAAACAAGCAGATGATATTTCTAAGTATCAATTTCTCAGAGCGCTGCAAGACCGCACCGAAGTACTGTTTTACGCGCTGTTGGAACGGCATCTGGACGAAATGGTGCCGATAGTCTACACCCCAACGATAGGCTTGGCGGTGCAGCAGTTCAGCTCCAACTTTACCACCACACGCGGATTGACTTTTTCGGCAGCCAATATCGACCGGGCCGAAACCATTTTGCAAAACTACCCCTTGCACGATATTCGCATGATTGTGGTGACCGATTCCTCGTCGATTCTGGGTATCGGCGACCAAGGCATGGGAGGCTTGGCGATTTGCATCGGCAAATTGGGGCTGTATACCGTCGGCGGCGGCATGTGTCCGTTTCAAACCTTGCCAGTCAATCTGGACGTGGGCACCAACCGCGCCGAATTGCTGGACGATCCGTTCTATTTGGGCGCGCATAGCACGCGCTTGCACGACCAGCCTTATTTCGAATTGGTCGATAAATTTGTCACTGCGGTACAGAAAGTCTGGCCGAAAGCCATTATCCAATGGGAAGATTTTGCCAAAAACGTGGCCTTCGATTTATTGGCGAAATACAAAGATGTTATGCCCTGTTTTAACGACGACATCCAAGGCACTGGAGCGATGGCCTTGGCTGGCCTGCTGTCGGCTTGCCGTAAGAAAGGCGAAACCCTGGCAGAGCAAACCGTGGTAGTGGTAGGCGCCGGTGCCGGCGGATTTGGCGTGGCCAGTACCATCAAGAAAGGCATGCTGCGCGAAGGTTTAACCATGGAGCAAATTCTGCAGCGGATTTTCGTGGTCGATGCCCATGGTCTGGTGGTCAAGGAAGCCACCACCGAGGCCTACAAATTGCCGCTGTCGCATACTCAGGAAAGTTATCACGATTGGGATATTCCCGATGATAGGGTACCCAACCTGCTGGAAGTGGTCACTCATGCCAAGCCCACCGTATTGCTCGGACTAACTGGCGTGCCGGGATTGTTCACCGAAACCGTGATTAAAACCATGGCGGCAAACCACGCGCAGCCGATTATTTTCCCTTTATCCAACCCCACCGCCAATTGCGAAGCCACGCCGGAAGACATTTTGGAGTGGACGCAAGGCTCGGCAATGGTTGCAACCGGCAGCCCATTCGCCGATGTGGAATATCAAGGCCGGCGTTATCCGATTGGGCAGGGCAATAATGCCTTTATATTTCCTGGCTTGGGCCTTGCCGCGGTGTTGGGCGAGTGCAGCCGGATTAGCGACGCGATGGTCTTGGAGTCTGCCTATGCCTTGGCCGACTACATCGCGGAGAATTGTTTGACTGCCGGCCTGATCTTCCCGCCGGTGAGCGATCTAAAACAAGTCAGTTTATTTGTCGCTAATCGGGTATTGGCTAAAGCCCTGGAAGACGGCTCCGCGACGCGGCAGGATTTAGTGGGCATCGATCTGGAAGCTTACGTTAAAGCCAATCTCTGGAAAGCCGAGTATCTGCCTTGCAAATATGCCGGGGCAGCGGTAACGAATTGA
- a CDS encoding YgjV family protein, translating into MQLDLNLLNLAYLIGGIGILVEWRAYCLPDGLAFRRWSAAGAVLWAVQYLLLDAWTAGLTMASTALRTLLSNRLQKGFYKHWAAAGFVALFSALTAFSWQGPISLLPAFAVINTTLALFYLDNRRMRVALLASSVAWISNDYIWQAWPAFVAETVAMGLNLRTIRKLFAQ; encoded by the coding sequence TTGCAATTAGATTTGAATCTGCTGAATCTCGCTTACCTGATTGGCGGGATTGGCATTCTGGTGGAATGGCGGGCTTATTGTCTGCCGGATGGCCTGGCGTTTCGGCGCTGGTCCGCGGCCGGGGCCGTGCTGTGGGCCGTGCAATACCTGTTGCTGGATGCCTGGACCGCCGGCTTGACCATGGCCAGCACCGCCCTGCGTACCCTGCTGTCCAACCGTTTGCAGAAAGGTTTTTACAAGCACTGGGCGGCGGCAGGGTTCGTGGCCTTGTTTAGCGCGCTTACGGCATTCTCTTGGCAAGGCCCCATCTCTTTACTGCCGGCCTTTGCGGTAATCAACACTACACTGGCTTTGTTTTATCTGGATAATCGCCGCATGCGCGTTGCGCTGTTGGCTTCCAGTGTGGCATGGATAAGCAACGATTACATCTGGCAAGCCTGGCCGGCGTTCGTAGCCGAAACCGTGGCGATGGGCCTTAATCTGCGGACGATACGCAAGCTGTTTGCCCAATAA
- a CDS encoding DUF1508 domain-containing protein: MPATFQLKANDDNQYSFSFVNSKGELILISGDYDNKEEALQGIKEVRTGSLMSNQIAASKVPEGDTFFVIKDAAGAIIVKSVLFNSNMVFDNALHTVKDNACVAEIVDLTL, translated from the coding sequence ATGCCAGCCACTTTTCAACTTAAAGCCAACGACGACAATCAGTATTCCTTTTCTTTTGTGAACAGTAAGGGCGAACTGATTCTGATCAGCGGCGATTACGACAACAAAGAAGAAGCTCTGCAGGGCATTAAAGAAGTGCGAACCGGCTCCTTAATGAGCAACCAGATTGCCGCCAGCAAGGTTCCTGAAGGCGATACTTTTTTTGTGATTAAAGATGCGGCCGGCGCCATCATTGTCAAAAGCGTTTTATTCAACTCGAACATGGTATTCGACAATGCGCTGCACACGGTTAAAGACAATGCCTGCGTTGCCGAAATCGTCGATCTGACGCTGTAA
- a CDS encoding TIGR04282 family arsenosugar biosynthesis glycosyltransferase, with the protein MQSLYPDSVLLIFCKAPTPGQVKTRLQPALNAEQAAAAHRQLTYMTLDRAFQQSLCAVELHCAPDVGHDFFQDCARRFPLTLKVQHDADLGERMHRAFADALGRYRHALLMGCDCPSLTSDDLLRALALLREGHDAVIAPAEDGGYVMIGLNEIQPRLFSDMSWGHDQVMATTRSRAKDIGLNLYELDSQWDVDTYSDWLRYSAM; encoded by the coding sequence ATGCAATCGCTGTATCCCGATAGCGTACTGTTGATTTTTTGCAAAGCGCCGACTCCCGGCCAAGTCAAAACCCGGCTGCAACCAGCCTTAAATGCCGAACAGGCTGCCGCAGCACACCGGCAACTGACTTATATGACCCTGGATCGCGCCTTCCAGCAGTCTTTATGCGCGGTTGAATTGCACTGCGCACCAGACGTCGGCCATGACTTTTTTCAGGATTGTGCGCGGCGTTTTCCACTGACATTGAAAGTCCAACACGACGCCGACTTGGGTGAACGCATGCACCGTGCCTTTGCTGATGCGTTAGGCAGATACCGCCATGCCTTGCTGATGGGTTGCGATTGCCCCAGTTTGACCTCTGACGATCTGCTTCGCGCATTGGCGTTGTTACGCGAAGGTCATGATGCGGTTATCGCGCCGGCCGAGGATGGCGGTTATGTGATGATCGGCTTAAACGAGATACAACCGAGACTGTTCAGCGATATGAGCTGGGGCCATGATCAGGTCATGGCCACCACGCGCAGCCGGGCAAAAGACATCGGTTTGAACCTTTACGAACTGGATAGCCAATGGGATGTGGACACTTACTCCGACTGGCTTCGCTATTCGGCTATGTAA